One segment of Macrotis lagotis isolate mMagLag1 chromosome 1, bilby.v1.9.chrom.fasta, whole genome shotgun sequence DNA contains the following:
- the KLC3 gene encoding kinesin light chain 3 isoform X1 has product MEAQYFKGSRRTVPSGPNPSSLPPTGAAMALPMDPLGSARMSPEELVSQTRQVVQGLEALRAEHRGLAGQLQKALTETRDTSENENFPGLILLKEKHHALSQSLEAIELGLGEAQVLLALSTHVGALEAEKQRLRAHARRLAQENAWLQEELEETRRKLQVSEETVAQLEEEKSHLEFLGQLRHYDTLDDENYHGGTKENTEECRDSLGSLFPSEDKKSQEAFGAAAAQQGGYEIPARLRTLHNLVIQYAGQGRYEVAVPLCRQALEDLEHTSGHCHPDVATMLNILALVYRDQNKYKEATELLQDALQIREQTLGLEHPAVAATLNNLAVLYGKRGRYREAEPLCQRALEIREKVLGADHPDVAKQLNNLALLCQNQGKFDEVEKHYGRALAIYEALGGPDDPNVAKTKNNLASAYLKQNKYQQAEELYKEILSQQDLPAPLGDPNIGASGDKEHQVLQRSTSFSKLRESIRRGGEKLVSRLRGDGSSGMKRAMSLNVLNTEDLRANRMEVLGSPLRQKRTLSTSIQDLGHLQKQC; this is encoded by the exons ATGGAAGCCCAATACTTCAAGGGAAGCAGGAGGACTGTCCCATCTGGTCCCaacccctcttccctcccccctacagGTGCAGCCATGGCACTGCCCATGGATCCCTTGGGGTCAGCCCGGATGAGTCCTGAGGAGCTGGTAAGCCAGACACGACAAGTGGTCCAAGGTCTGGAAGCCTTGAGAGCCGAGCATCGTGGCTTGGCTGGGCAGCTACAGAAAGCCCTAACCGAGACTAGGGACACATCGGAGAATGAGAATTTCCCAGGTCTGATTCTGCTGAAGGAGAAACACCATGCTCTTAGCCAGTCCCTGGAGGCCATTGAGCTCGGGCTGGGAGAGGCCCAG GTGCTGCTGGCGCTGTCCACACATGTGGGGGCTCTGGAGGCCGAGAAGCAGCGGCTTCGGGCTCACGCTCGGCGACTGGCCCAGGAGAATGCGTGGCTTCAGGAAGAGCTGGAGGAGACAAGGAGGAAGCTGCAGGTCAGCGAGGAGACTGTGGCCCAACTTGAGGAGGAGAAGAGTCACCTTGAGTTCTTGGGCCAGCTGAGGCACTATGACACCTTAGATGATGAAAACTACCATGGTGGCACCAAG GAGAATACAGAAGAATGTCGAGACAGCCTTGGCTCCCTGTTCCCCAGCGAGGACAAGAAAA gtcaAGAGGCGTTTGGTGCGGCAGCTGCCCAGCAGGGTGGGTATGAGATCCCCGCCCGTCTGAGGACATTACACAACCTCGTCATCCAGTACGCAGGGCAGGGACGTTATGAGGTAGCTGTGCCCTTGTGCCGCCAGGCCTTGGAAGACCTGGAGCACACTTCTGGCCATTGCCATCCTGACGTGGCCACCATGCTGAACATCCTGGCCCTGGTGTACCG GGACCAGAACAAGTACAAAGAGGCCACAGAACTTCTCCAGGATGCCCTGCAGATCCGCGAACAGACCCTGGGGCTCGAGCACCCAGCA GTGGCAGCCACCCTGAACAACCTAGCTGTCTTGTATGGGAAGCGGGGTCGCTATCGGGAGGCCGAGCCCCTTTGCCAGAGGGCCCTTGAGATCCGTGAGAAG GTCTTGGGTGCTGACCACCCAGATGTAGCCAAACAGCTGAACAACCTGGCCTTGTTGTGCCAGAACCAGGGCAAGTTTGATGAGGTGGAGAAGCACTACGGGCGGGCTCTGGCCATCTACGAGGCGCTGGGTGGCCCCGATGATCCTAATGTGGCCAAGACCAAGAACAATCTG GCCTCAGCTTACCTGAAACAGAACAAGTACCAACAGGCTGAAGAACTGTACAAGGAGATTCTCAGCCAGCAGGATCTCCCGGCCCCCCTGg GGGACCCTAATATTGGAGCCTCAGGTGACAAGGAACACCAG GTCCTGCAACGGAGTACCTCCTTTTCCAAGCTCCGGGAATCAATCCGACGTGGGGGTGAGAAGCTGGTATCCCGCCTGAGGGGAGACGGGTCCTCTGG GATGAAGCGGGCTATGTCCCTCAACGTGCTCAATACTGAGGACCTCAGGGCCAACAGGATGGAG gtgttGGGCAGCCCCCTGCGCCAGAAGCGAACACTAAGCACCAGCATCCAAGACCTGGGCCACCTGCAGAAGCAATGCTAG
- the KLC3 gene encoding kinesin light chain 3 isoform X2 — MALPMDPLGSARMSPEELVSQTRQVVQGLEALRAEHRGLAGQLQKALTETRDTSENENFPGLILLKEKHHALSQSLEAIELGLGEAQVLLALSTHVGALEAEKQRLRAHARRLAQENAWLQEELEETRRKLQVSEETVAQLEEEKSHLEFLGQLRHYDTLDDENYHGGTKENTEECRDSLGSLFPSEDKKSQEAFGAAAAQQGGYEIPARLRTLHNLVIQYAGQGRYEVAVPLCRQALEDLEHTSGHCHPDVATMLNILALVYRDQNKYKEATELLQDALQIREQTLGLEHPAVAATLNNLAVLYGKRGRYREAEPLCQRALEIREKVLGADHPDVAKQLNNLALLCQNQGKFDEVEKHYGRALAIYEALGGPDDPNVAKTKNNLASAYLKQNKYQQAEELYKEILSQQDLPAPLGDPNIGASGDKEHQVLQRSTSFSKLRESIRRGGEKLVSRLRGDGSSGMKRAMSLNVLNTEDLRANRMEVLGSPLRQKRTLSTSIQDLGHLQKQC; from the exons ATGGCACTGCCCATGGATCCCTTGGGGTCAGCCCGGATGAGTCCTGAGGAGCTGGTAAGCCAGACACGACAAGTGGTCCAAGGTCTGGAAGCCTTGAGAGCCGAGCATCGTGGCTTGGCTGGGCAGCTACAGAAAGCCCTAACCGAGACTAGGGACACATCGGAGAATGAGAATTTCCCAGGTCTGATTCTGCTGAAGGAGAAACACCATGCTCTTAGCCAGTCCCTGGAGGCCATTGAGCTCGGGCTGGGAGAGGCCCAG GTGCTGCTGGCGCTGTCCACACATGTGGGGGCTCTGGAGGCCGAGAAGCAGCGGCTTCGGGCTCACGCTCGGCGACTGGCCCAGGAGAATGCGTGGCTTCAGGAAGAGCTGGAGGAGACAAGGAGGAAGCTGCAGGTCAGCGAGGAGACTGTGGCCCAACTTGAGGAGGAGAAGAGTCACCTTGAGTTCTTGGGCCAGCTGAGGCACTATGACACCTTAGATGATGAAAACTACCATGGTGGCACCAAG GAGAATACAGAAGAATGTCGAGACAGCCTTGGCTCCCTGTTCCCCAGCGAGGACAAGAAAA gtcaAGAGGCGTTTGGTGCGGCAGCTGCCCAGCAGGGTGGGTATGAGATCCCCGCCCGTCTGAGGACATTACACAACCTCGTCATCCAGTACGCAGGGCAGGGACGTTATGAGGTAGCTGTGCCCTTGTGCCGCCAGGCCTTGGAAGACCTGGAGCACACTTCTGGCCATTGCCATCCTGACGTGGCCACCATGCTGAACATCCTGGCCCTGGTGTACCG GGACCAGAACAAGTACAAAGAGGCCACAGAACTTCTCCAGGATGCCCTGCAGATCCGCGAACAGACCCTGGGGCTCGAGCACCCAGCA GTGGCAGCCACCCTGAACAACCTAGCTGTCTTGTATGGGAAGCGGGGTCGCTATCGGGAGGCCGAGCCCCTTTGCCAGAGGGCCCTTGAGATCCGTGAGAAG GTCTTGGGTGCTGACCACCCAGATGTAGCCAAACAGCTGAACAACCTGGCCTTGTTGTGCCAGAACCAGGGCAAGTTTGATGAGGTGGAGAAGCACTACGGGCGGGCTCTGGCCATCTACGAGGCGCTGGGTGGCCCCGATGATCCTAATGTGGCCAAGACCAAGAACAATCTG GCCTCAGCTTACCTGAAACAGAACAAGTACCAACAGGCTGAAGAACTGTACAAGGAGATTCTCAGCCAGCAGGATCTCCCGGCCCCCCTGg GGGACCCTAATATTGGAGCCTCAGGTGACAAGGAACACCAG GTCCTGCAACGGAGTACCTCCTTTTCCAAGCTCCGGGAATCAATCCGACGTGGGGGTGAGAAGCTGGTATCCCGCCTGAGGGGAGACGGGTCCTCTGG GATGAAGCGGGCTATGTCCCTCAACGTGCTCAATACTGAGGACCTCAGGGCCAACAGGATGGAG gtgttGGGCAGCCCCCTGCGCCAGAAGCGAACACTAAGCACCAGCATCCAAGACCTGGGCCACCTGCAGAAGCAATGCTAG